The Candidatus Nitrosotalea sinensis genome contains a region encoding:
- the twy1 gene encoding 4-demethylwyosine synthase TYW1: protein MSCSGETLEVDNEFIQIKPLILGQLKKAKYGVSDHATVELCHWTKKSFKDEGQCYKHKFYGISTHRCMEFSPAGMFCENRCVYCWRPMEFYSAMKMPVEKVAPPEVIMVNLMEERNKLIMGHYGDPKSNKEKLDESLLPSHYAISLSGEPTMYPQLPDLIKYLKSLKNTKSIFLVTNGQEPEMLERLRDENALPTQLYLSTNAPNQEIFALVNRPKYQDAWQRWNTSLELLSELDTRTVLRFTLIKDYNSDEKLIPSYSEMINRSNVHFIEIKSYMHVGRSTNRLQYSNSLSIAEVRDFVDKLSRESKTYSIMDESEISRIVVLQNQQRFTDRWISSYSDTN from the coding sequence ATGAGTTGTTCTGGAGAGACTCTTGAGGTTGATAATGAATTCATTCAGATCAAGCCATTGATTTTAGGCCAGCTGAAGAAAGCAAAGTACGGAGTTTCAGATCACGCTACAGTGGAACTGTGTCATTGGACAAAAAAATCATTCAAAGATGAAGGTCAATGTTACAAGCACAAGTTTTATGGAATTTCTACACATAGATGCATGGAATTTTCACCAGCTGGGATGTTCTGTGAAAACAGATGTGTGTATTGTTGGAGACCAATGGAGTTTTACAGTGCTATGAAGATGCCAGTTGAGAAAGTTGCGCCACCAGAAGTTATCATGGTCAATTTAATGGAAGAGAGAAACAAGTTGATCATGGGTCATTACGGTGATCCAAAAAGCAACAAGGAGAAACTCGATGAATCGTTACTTCCAAGTCATTATGCCATTTCATTATCAGGAGAACCTACAATGTATCCACAACTACCTGATCTTATAAAATATCTAAAGAGTCTCAAGAATACAAAGTCAATATTTCTAGTAACAAATGGGCAGGAACCAGAAATGTTAGAGAGGTTAAGAGATGAGAACGCATTGCCTACACAGTTGTATTTGTCTACAAATGCACCGAATCAAGAGATATTTGCATTAGTAAATAGGCCAAAATATCAAGATGCTTGGCAAAGATGGAATACAAGTCTTGAACTTTTGTCAGAACTTGACACAAGAACAGTATTACGATTTACCCTGATTAAAGATTACAACTCCGATGAAAAATTAATTCCTTCATATTCAGAGATGATAAATCGCTCCAATGTACACTTTATAGAAATAAAATCATACATGCATGTAGGCAGATCAACTAACAGATTACAATATTCAAATTCTCTGAGCATAGCAGAAGTAAGAGATTTTGTAGACAAACTATCAAGAGAAAGTAAAACATATTCAATCATGGATGAAAGTGAAATTTCAAGAATAGTGGTGTTACAAAATCAACAACGATTCACAGATCGTTGGATTTCTTCTTATTCAGATACCAATTAG
- a CDS encoding ATP-binding protein — MPIAILPDVDEQRCIGCALCVEICTSLGPDVLRVKPVDGWKRGKAFVFYPERCISDGACIGVCPTKAIFWMRPMTYTPGQPVPLHKNGIFVKGWAEDAAL, encoded by the coding sequence ATGCCAATCGCAATTCTTCCAGACGTTGATGAGCAGAGATGTATAGGTTGTGCACTTTGTGTAGAAATCTGTACTTCTCTCGGCCCAGACGTTCTTCGTGTAAAACCAGTAGATGGTTGGAAGAGAGGTAAAGCATTTGTATTTTATCCAGAAAGATGCATCTCAGACGGAGCATGCATCGGTGTATGCCCAACAAAGGCAATCTTCTGGATGAGACCAATGACTTACACTCCAGGTCAACCAGTACCTCTACACAAGAATGGTATATTCGTAAAAGGCTGGGCAGAAGACGCCGCACTATAA
- a CDS encoding redox-regulated ATPase YchF, translating into MQIGLLGKTNVGKSTFFSAATQTTAQIGNYPFTTIEPNVGIGYVKTDCACKHFAISHAHPLCIHGTRYIAIKIVDVAGLVPGAHEGKGLGNKFLDDARTSEVLIHVIDASGSTDIQGQSVPAGTHNPLEDVQFVEDEFDQWMKQILQREWQKLSRELESKSGKVIHAISQRFSGLGIDEYDVEYVLHNLNLQSKKPHDWNENDIDVFVRTLRKRTKPIIIAANKSDLCHDLNIINELQKIHPTIACSAETELLLRKATKNGIIEYLPGDKSFKIKDGITLNSQQQNALELAQKVVSKLNGTGIQQTLDYACFNLLQLITVFPVEDETKLTNKNGEVLPDAKLLRPGSTAKDLAQSIHQDLAKGFLFAIDAKTKQRVGAEHVLKNGDVIKIMSTLSRG; encoded by the coding sequence ATGCAAATTGGGCTTCTGGGGAAAACAAATGTAGGCAAATCAACATTCTTTTCAGCTGCTACCCAAACAACTGCGCAGATTGGCAATTATCCTTTTACTACTATTGAACCTAATGTAGGAATTGGATATGTAAAAACTGATTGTGCCTGTAAACATTTTGCTATATCTCATGCTCACCCATTATGTATTCATGGAACTAGATATATCGCAATAAAGATAGTCGATGTGGCAGGTCTTGTTCCCGGGGCTCACGAGGGAAAGGGTCTTGGCAATAAGTTCCTTGATGATGCCAGAACATCTGAAGTTTTGATTCACGTGATAGATGCATCTGGTTCTACTGATATACAAGGACAGTCAGTGCCAGCTGGAACTCATAATCCACTAGAGGATGTGCAATTTGTAGAAGATGAATTTGATCAGTGGATGAAACAAATACTTCAACGCGAATGGCAAAAACTTTCAAGAGAGTTAGAAAGCAAGAGTGGAAAGGTAATTCACGCGATATCACAACGATTCAGTGGACTTGGAATTGATGAATATGATGTAGAATATGTATTACATAACCTAAATCTACAATCTAAGAAACCGCATGATTGGAACGAAAATGATATTGATGTATTTGTTAGAACTCTTAGAAAAAGAACCAAACCCATCATCATTGCTGCAAATAAATCTGATCTTTGTCATGATCTGAATATTATCAATGAATTGCAAAAAATACATCCGACCATAGCATGTAGTGCGGAAACTGAACTACTTCTCAGAAAAGCAACCAAAAATGGAATTATAGAGTACCTTCCAGGGGACAAGTCTTTTAAAATAAAAGATGGCATAACTCTAAATTCTCAACAGCAAAATGCGCTTGAATTGGCACAAAAAGTAGTATCTAAGTTAAATGGAACCGGAATACAACAAACGCTTGATTATGCATGTTTTAATCTGCTACAACTAATTACGGTATTTCCTGTAGAAGATGAAACAAAATTAACTAATAAGAACGGTGAAGTACTCCCAGATGCAAAACTTCTTCGACCAGGTTCTACTGCAAAAGACTTGGCACAATCTATACACCAAGATCTTGCTAAAGGATTTCTTTTTGCAATTGATGCTAAAACAAAACAAAGAGTAGGTGCTGAACATGTACTCAAAAATGGTGATGTGATAAAAATTATGTCAACTCTTAGCAGGGGATAA
- the kae1 gene encoding KEOPS complex N(6)-L-threonylcarbamoyladenine synthase Kae1, producing the protein MLSLGIESTAHTFSCAIIEKNGKKVRILSDVRKIYRPPEGEGIHPREASRHHAENSPNVLSECLDKAQVKINDLNIISYAAGPGLGPCLRIGAIVARSLASYYDIPIYPVNHALGHIELGKMLTGAKDPLVLLVSGGHTMILAFLSQKWRVFGETLDITVGQLLDQVGRYAGFASPCGPKIESLALSSKHYMPLPYVVKGNDVSFSGLLSATKRIIPKGIESACFSLQETAFSMMGEAVERALAFTGKKELLVVGGVAANKRLSDILTSICKRHGCKFFVAPKEYAGDCGSQISWLGILESSTKPGEDLANTFVKQSWRLDTVKVHY; encoded by the coding sequence ATGCTCAGTCTTGGAATTGAAAGCACTGCCCACACATTTTCATGTGCCATCATAGAAAAAAATGGAAAAAAAGTTCGAATATTATCTGATGTAAGAAAGATCTATCGACCACCTGAAGGGGAAGGAATACACCCTAGAGAAGCATCACGACATCATGCTGAAAATTCTCCTAATGTGCTTTCAGAGTGTCTTGATAAAGCCCAGGTAAAGATTAACGATCTAAACATTATATCATATGCCGCAGGTCCTGGACTTGGGCCATGTCTGAGAATTGGAGCAATAGTGGCAAGATCACTTGCTTCGTATTATGACATTCCAATATACCCAGTAAATCACGCATTGGGCCATATTGAACTTGGGAAGATGCTGACAGGTGCAAAAGATCCTCTTGTCTTGCTTGTTTCAGGAGGCCATACTATGATACTAGCTTTTCTTTCACAAAAATGGCGAGTCTTTGGTGAAACGCTTGACATTACAGTAGGGCAATTACTAGATCAGGTTGGGAGATATGCTGGATTTGCATCACCATGTGGCCCAAAAATTGAATCTCTTGCATTGTCATCAAAACACTACATGCCATTACCTTATGTGGTAAAAGGAAATGATGTGTCATTTTCTGGTTTACTGTCTGCCACTAAAAGAATAATTCCAAAAGGAATCGAATCAGCTTGCTTTTCATTACAAGAAACTGCATTTTCTATGATGGGAGAAGCAGTAGAAAGGGCTCTTGCATTTACAGGAAAAAAAGAACTACTTGTTGTTGGAGGAGTTGCAGCAAATAAGAGATTGTCTGATATACTTACAAGTATTTGTAAAAGACATGGCTGCAAATTCTTTGTTGCACCTAAAGAATATGCTGGGGATTGTGGATCTCAAATATCTTGGCTAGGGATCTTAGAATCGTCAACAAAACCTGGTGAAGATCTTGCAAATACTTTTGTAAAACAATCTTGGAGACTTGATACAGTAAAAGTTCATTATTAG
- the tgtA gene encoding tRNA guanosine(15) transglycosylase TgtA: MFEIKKTDLAARIGILHTNHGKIETPAFVPVIHPVKQKIPARKLREMGFDLVITNAYITLKRYGDEAIRQGIHKIIDYDGAVMTDSGGYQVLEYGDIDVDYKKIAAFEKGIGTDIAIPLDRPTGLGLAKKKAVEYVQHTLKVSKETLDGRDPNGQIWVGPIQGSEYSDLVKKSTRALVNDGFQMLALGSPVEFMESYEYNLLARMIITAKKNIPDSIPLHLFGAGHPLTIPLAVALGCDTFDSASYMLYAKHDRYIMEDSTAHLSEIAYFSCSCEVCVKIKPKEMQSLEKDERTNKIALHNLYAIKAEVDRVKEAIHEGRLWEYTIRKARAHPKLFESMPIFTKNTSYFTETTPRYKDNAVFLFSKEDQFRPEIFRFHTIVRKFRTKKKTLVMMPDGGMRPFYTSSEYNKLRKKFSAKIDDIQFCQYNKYLGIIPVEISDIYPAAHYVMADSESQHDEFPEFTKTWKMFLKHNQFKYIYAVQDEFLKHHSKGAKTKIKFFNMKK; encoded by the coding sequence ATGTTTGAGATAAAAAAAACAGATCTTGCAGCAAGAATTGGCATACTACATACAAATCATGGTAAAATTGAAACGCCCGCATTTGTTCCAGTCATTCACCCAGTAAAACAAAAAATTCCTGCCAGAAAATTAAGAGAAATGGGATTTGATCTGGTCATAACAAATGCATATATCACATTAAAGAGATATGGTGACGAAGCAATAAGACAAGGCATACACAAGATAATTGATTATGACGGGGCAGTCATGACAGATTCTGGAGGATACCAGGTTTTAGAATATGGCGACATAGATGTTGATTATAAAAAAATCGCAGCTTTTGAAAAAGGAATAGGTACAGACATCGCAATTCCTTTAGATAGACCTACGGGACTAGGACTTGCAAAAAAGAAGGCAGTCGAATATGTTCAACATACACTAAAAGTATCAAAAGAAACTCTAGATGGAAGAGATCCCAATGGGCAGATATGGGTAGGTCCCATACAAGGTAGTGAATATTCTGATCTTGTCAAGAAATCTACTAGAGCACTGGTGAATGATGGTTTTCAGATGTTGGCTCTTGGAAGCCCTGTAGAATTCATGGAGTCATACGAGTACAACTTGCTTGCAAGGATGATAATAACTGCAAAGAAAAATATTCCGGATTCCATTCCTCTACATCTCTTTGGAGCAGGTCATCCACTCACCATACCACTTGCAGTAGCACTTGGTTGTGATACATTTGACTCTGCATCATACATGCTATATGCAAAACATGATAGATACATCATGGAGGATAGTACTGCACATCTATCTGAAATTGCGTATTTTTCTTGCAGTTGTGAGGTTTGTGTCAAGATAAAGCCAAAGGAAATGCAATCTTTGGAAAAAGATGAAAGGACTAACAAAATAGCACTACATAATCTATATGCGATAAAAGCAGAAGTAGACAGAGTAAAAGAAGCCATTCATGAAGGACGACTATGGGAATACACAATACGGAAAGCAAGGGCACATCCCAAATTATTTGAAAGCATGCCAATATTTACTAAAAATACATCATATTTTACAGAAACTACTCCTAGGTACAAAGATAATGCCGTGTTTCTTTTTTCCAAGGAAGACCAATTTAGACCTGAGATTTTTAGATTCCATACAATTGTTCGCAAATTTAGAACAAAGAAAAAAACTCTAGTTATGATGCCAGACGGTGGAATGAGGCCATTTTATACCTCATCAGAGTATAACAAATTAAGAAAAAAATTCTCTGCCAAAATAGACGATATACAATTTTGTCAATATAACAAATATCTTGGAATTATCCCAGTAGAGATATCAGACATTTATCCAGCTGCCCATTATGTCATGGCAGACTCTGAATCACAGCATGATGAATTTCCAGAATTTACCAAAACATGGAAAATGTTTCTAAAACACAATCAGTTCAAATACATTTATGCGGTACAGGATGAATTTTTGAAACATCACTCAAAAGGTGCGAAAACAAAAATTAAATTTTTCAATATGAAAAAATAA
- the rdgB gene encoding RdgB/HAM1 family non-canonical purine NTP pyrophosphatase: MSYDVFFVSSNKHKFEEVEKIVSKFGLKLGLLKLHLQEIQAGDLEDIAKHKAIHAFSLCSKPVIVEDAGLFIKSLHGFPGPYSSYVFDTIGNDGILKLLDVKRDAIFKSVIAYCERSGVVHLFGASVSGIISRKKYGTKWGFDPIFIPRGKNKPYSKLAEKNQISHRYLALEKFSNWYLNKKKSNDL, from the coding sequence ATGTCATATGATGTCTTTTTTGTAAGCTCAAATAAACACAAATTTGAAGAAGTTGAAAAGATTGTATCAAAATTTGGCCTAAAATTGGGATTGCTGAAATTACATCTGCAAGAAATACAGGCAGGTGATCTTGAAGACATTGCAAAACATAAGGCAATTCATGCTTTTTCTTTATGTTCTAAGCCTGTGATTGTAGAGGATGCAGGACTTTTTATAAAATCGCTACATGGATTTCCGGGACCATATTCATCATATGTTTTTGATACAATTGGTAATGATGGAATTCTTAAACTATTAGATGTCAAACGAGATGCGATATTCAAATCAGTCATTGCATACTGTGAAAGATCTGGTGTTGTTCACTTGTTTGGTGCGTCTGTTTCTGGAATTATATCTAGAAAAAAATATGGAACAAAATGGGGATTTGATCCAATATTTATTCCGCGCGGGAAAAATAAACCGTACTCTAAACTTGCAGAAAAAAATCAAATATCACATAGATATCTAGCGTTGGAGAAATTCTCTAATTGGTATCTGAATAAGAAGAAATCCAACGATCTGTGA
- a CDS encoding adenylate kinase family protein, protein MKIITGNPGTGKHTIARLIARKMDLEIIDINKVVIENKIFKKIDGVLDVDTQKLKKIIDRQASKDSILVGHLAPYAISPKNVQLVIVLRKNPYKLQSVYKARKYSSKKSLENTGSEILDIIYYDTIRKFGKTKTFQVDTSNRTISSTLKKVESIFKGDRKDDTINWLQVVLKKGDMKRFFPY, encoded by the coding sequence TTGAAAATAATAACAGGCAATCCAGGCACAGGGAAGCACACCATAGCAAGATTAATTGCAAGAAAGATGGATCTTGAAATAATTGATATCAACAAAGTTGTGATAGAAAATAAAATCTTTAAGAAAATCGATGGAGTTCTTGACGTAGACACTCAAAAACTAAAAAAAATAATAGATAGACAAGCATCTAAAGATTCTATTTTAGTAGGACATCTTGCTCCATATGCAATATCACCAAAAAATGTTCAACTTGTAATAGTATTAAGAAAGAATCCATACAAGCTCCAATCAGTATACAAGGCAAGAAAATACAGTAGTAAGAAATCACTTGAAAATACAGGTAGTGAAATACTAGATATCATATACTATGATACAATACGGAAATTTGGTAAAACAAAAACATTTCAAGTCGATACCAGCAATAGAACAATTTCGTCAACGTTGAAAAAAGTGGAATCAATTTTCAAAGGAGATAGAAAAGATGATACCATTAATTGGCTACAAGTGGTTCTCAAGAAAGGAGATATGAAGAGATTTTTCCCATACTAG
- a CDS encoding KEOPS complex kinase/ATPase Bud32 encodes MKLIKKGAEADIYLASWNGQTSILKIRKKKEYRIDSLDQRIRTLRTIREARLISESKSFGITTPIVYFVDERKCMIYLQLIHGKLVKDLPPKKIITISTEIGKLIGTLHKNGIMHGDLTTSNFILSKNRLVILDFGLAQKTDKIDDYAIDLRLFKEVLNSAHVQIMEDAWSSFVNGYRIMLGTHVTEKVVSQVSIIESRGRYANVI; translated from the coding sequence TTGAAACTTATCAAAAAAGGTGCAGAAGCAGATATCTATTTGGCATCTTGGAATGGGCAAACCTCAATTTTGAAAATAAGAAAAAAGAAAGAATATCGTATTGATTCTCTTGATCAACGAATACGAACACTACGAACTATTCGGGAAGCAAGATTAATTTCCGAATCCAAATCTTTTGGGATTACTACACCGATTGTTTATTTTGTTGACGAGAGAAAATGCATGATCTATCTACAGTTGATACACGGAAAACTGGTTAAAGATCTGCCTCCTAAGAAAATCATCACGATATCTACAGAGATTGGAAAACTGATTGGAACCCTTCACAAAAATGGCATTATGCACGGAGATCTGACCACTTCGAATTTTATTCTCTCTAAAAATCGCTTGGTAATACTTGACTTTGGTCTGGCTCAAAAAACTGACAAAATTGATGACTATGCAATTGATCTACGATTATTCAAAGAGGTCCTAAATAGTGCTCATGTCCAAATTATGGAGGATGCATGGAGTTCATTTGTAAACGGATACAGAATTATGCTTGGAACACATGTCACAGAAAAGGTCGTAAGTCAGGTCTCCATCATAGAGAGTAGGGGTAGATATGCAAATGTCATATGA